Proteins from a genomic interval of Benincasa hispida cultivar B227 chromosome 7, ASM972705v1, whole genome shotgun sequence:
- the LOC120081744 gene encoding SUPPRESSOR OF GAMMA RESPONSE 1, with the protein MARPSWLVDSNRIATKIKSASGTSNPRGIEWKSNPSKSCPNCQHIIDNSDVAQEWPGLPRGVKFDPSDQEIIWHLLAKVGIGGSRPHPFIDEFIPTVFEDDGICYTHPQKLPGVKQDGSVSHFFHRAIKAYNTGTRKRRKITDDDFGDVRWHKTGKTKPVVIDGVQKGCKKIMVLYMSFAKGGRAEKTNWVMHQYHLGTEEDERDGEYVISKIFHQQQNVKPGEVIEQEVPEIIDTIKVDPRTPKSATPEPPRIESRSVNADPEQDSVITSTSALAEVPPEFENSDKNGMIKPDGCSGEVIDDNDNHIEEEPKWWEGESQNILDSQQLVEALSLCDDLLQSQSPHRDGNSNHGPSGSKSCFSEYAKLGPEDLKKDLEECQNLVLDPSNIDLDTPPEFRLSQLDFGSQESFLAWGGKAAE; encoded by the exons ATGGCTAG ACCTTCATGGCTGGTAGACAGCAATAGAATTGCAACAAAAATTAAGAGTGCATCTGGAACAAGCAATCCTCGAGGCATTGAATGGAAAAGCAACCCGAGCAAAAGTTGTCCGAATTGCCAACATATAATTGATAACAGTGAT GTTGCTCAAGAGTGGCCAGGCTTACCTAGAGGTGTAAAATTTGATCCTTCTGATCAAGAAATTATATGGCATCTGCTAGCCAAAGTTGGCATTGGTGGTTCAAGGCCGCATCCCTTCATTGATGAGTTTATACCAACTGTTTTTGAAGATGACGGCATATGTTATACCCATCCTCAAAAATTACCAG GTGTTAAGCAAGATGGCAGTGTATCCCACTTCTTTCACAGAGCAATCAAGGCATACAATACTGGGACTCGAAAGCGTAGGAAGATTACGGATGATGATTTTGGTGATGTTCGCTGGCATAAGACTGGAAAGACAAAACCAGTGGTCATCGACGGGGTTCAAAAAGGGTGCAAgaagatcatggttctatacATGAGCTTTGCTAAAGGAGGTAGGGCTGAGAAAACCAATTGGGTTATGCACCAATATCACTTAGGGACAGAGGAAGATGAGAGGGATGGGGAATATGTCATTTCCAAAATATTTCACCAGCAACAAAATGTTAAGCCGGGTGAAGTCATTGAACAGGAAGTCCCTGAAATCATTGATACCATAAAAGTCGATCCCCGAACTCCGAAATCTGCAACTCCAGAGCCTCCTCGCATTGAAAGTAGATCTGTGAATGCCGATCCAGAACAAGATTCTGTTATCACTTCCACTAGTGCCCTTGCTGAG GTTCCACCAGAATTTGAGAACTCAGATAAAAACGGTATGATCAAGCCAGATGGTTGCTCCGGTGAAGTGATTGACGATAATGACAATCACATCGAGGAAGAACCAAAATGGTGGGAAGGAGAGTCACAGAACATATTAGATTCCCAACAACTTGTAGAAGCATTGTCTCTGTGTGACGATCTCCTTCAGAGCCAGTCTCCCCATAGGGATGGGAATTCTAACCATGGCCCATCGGGGAGCAAGTCTTGCTTTTCTGAATATGCAAAATTAGGACCAGAGGATCTAAAGAAGGATCTAGAAGAGTGCCAAAATCTTGTCCTTGATCCTTCAAACATCGATCTTGACACACCTCCAGAGTTCCGACTTAGCCAGCTT GATTTCGGTTCGCAAGAAAGCTTTTTGGCTTGGGGTGGTAAGGCAGCAGAATAA